Part of the uncultured Desulfobacter sp. genome, TGTCTTGGCGCACCTCGTCCAGCCGGTTGCCTGCGTTATTGTAAAGATAGTACAGGGTGCCTTCGGCCGTTGTCAGGGTCAACCGGTTGCCCACGCCGTCGTAGGTGTAGGTTCTGTCATCGGCCGTGCCGGGATAGTCGGCCCCGGTCAGGCGGTAGAGGGCATCGTAAGTATAGGTGATGGTCCCTGACGCATCTGTGGCCGTCAGAATGTTGCCGATGTTGTCATGGGTGTAAGTGACGGTATGGCTGTACTTGTCCCCGGCACTGGTGTTTTTCAGTTGGGTGAGGCGGTTGTCGTCATCATATTTATAAGAGGTTTTGGCCTGGTTGGACAGGATGCGGTCCAGCAGGCGTCCGGCCGGGTCATAGTGGTAGGAGGCCTGGAGGTAGTTTTGATTGCGCATGGCCACCAGGCGGTTGGCAGAGTCGTACTGGTATTCGGTGATGTCGCCTTCATAGCCGGTTTTGGTCCGGATGTTGCCCACGGCATCATAGTCCCAAGACATGTTTTTTGCCCCCACCCCGAACCGGAAATCATTTCTGGCTGTCGGCCGGTGGAGATCGTCAAAGGAGCGCATGAGAATATCATACTGGTTTGTATGGACAAAATTGTAGACCGAAGAAAAGCTCGGATCACCGTAGGAATTATAATCATACCGGATGGTAATGTCGTCATCGGTCAATTCGACATTCGTGATTCGGTTCAATTCATCATAGGTATATTCGGTCATCCGGCCGGTGCGGTCGGTTTGGGAGAGCCTGTTGCCGGCCTCATCATAGGTAAAGGTGGTGGTCTTGTCTTCCGGGATTTCATGAATGGGATCAATCACTTGCCGCAGCCGTCCCAGACCATCATAGACAAAGGTGGAGGTGCGGCCTTCGGCATCGGTGACGCCGGTCATGTTGCCCAAAAGATCGTAGGTATAACGGGTTTCACCGTCGCGGGCATCCACTGTCTTTTCCAGCCGGTTGAATTCGTCATATTCGTTATATATTGTGGCGTTGTAGCTGTTTTTGGGCTGAAGCCCTGCCAGGGCATTGGCATCGGTGAGGTGGGTGAGGTTACCGTTGTTGTCGTATTCATAATGGGTTTCAAATCCCAGTGGTGTGATCTCTTTGGTTTTGCGTCCCAATGCATCATATTCAAAAGCGGTTATATTCCCGTTGGCATTAATGGATTGTACCACCCGGCCCGCCAGGTCATAGACCGTTTCGGTCCGGTTGCCGTTGGCGTCGATGATTGCGGTCTGCCGGTTCATGGCATCGTATTCGTACCGGGTGGTATGGCCGTTGGCGTCGGTGACTTCAATGAGATTGCCGGATTTGTCATATTCGTAATGGGTCTCTTTGCCGTCCAGGTCGGTTGTCTTGATCAAGCGGTCTGCCGCATCATAGGTGTTGGTGACATAAGTCCGGGTGTCATACTCCGTTTCATTGAGCTTGTAATGGACTGTTTCCTGGTACACCTTGCCGTTGGCGTCATAGACGGTTTCCCGGATATTGCCCAGAGAGTCTGTTGTTTCGGTGACCCGGCCCAGGCTGTCATAATCATAGGTTGTGGTAAGGTCTATCAGGGTTGGGTCCGTTGGTGATGTTTTGCGGGCAAGGGTTTCGGTTTTTTTGCGGCCCAGATCGTCCCAGGTGTAGGAGACGGTGTAAGATTCCCCTTAAGGCCATCCCGTAACGGTCATGCTTTGGAGATTCAGCCCGTTGTCCTGGTAGATGTAATCCGTGACCCGGTTTTTATCCGGATCATTTTGATCGATGTATTCGGTTTTTTGTTTGAGATTGCCGTCTGCGTAATAGGTGCGGCTCTCCAAGGTGACGGTCCGGCCGTCGATTATTGCTTCGGCTTTTTCAAGTTTGCCTTTGACAGCGCCTGTGCCGGTATTTGTTGTGTTGTAATAGCTATATATTCTTTCATTGCCGTTTTTATCCTTGACCTGGGTGATCTGGTCATAAATGCCGTAATCGTAATCCACGTTATTGGCATAGGCATCCTGTTCACGGGTCACGTTGCCGTATGTGTCGCTTGCGGCACCGTCAAGGGTGCGGCTTGAGTTGTAGGAGTAAAGTGCTTGATACCCCAAGGCATCGGTCTTTTGATACCGCAGGCCGTCTTCATTTTCCGGGGACTTCATTTTCCGGAGACAGTATATGTATTATCAGAAATAGACATACTGTCCCCGGAATCCGGCGGTAATCCCCCATATGCGTTTGCGCTTTTCCATATGCACCAGTCTTTGATTCCACATAATGGGAATCTAAGTAGGACAGGAAAATATTCTTTGTCAACAAAAGTTTGAAAAATAAACAAAAAACTTTTCCAGCATAAAACGCAATTATTTCCGGGCCTTTTTTTATAAAACTTCAGTTTTGGTAACATCCGGCTGAAGAATACGCAGATCAACTGAAGAATTAAACAACTGCTGCCGTTGATCTCCCCGGTTTTCTCAAAACACGGGCAGGCTTATTCCGATCTGCCGGAAACTGGGAAATTGGGGGTTAGGACTCTCGATTAGAGGAGAATATTGCTAAAATAACAGCCGCGACAACGACACATGCACTTCCAAAGATTCCAATTTCATATAAGGGAATCTCGGAAAGCCGCAGAGACGTTTTCGGTAAAATTTTCACGTTCAGTGCAGCAAAATTATTAGCCAGCGCAGATAGTTTCTTAGCCAACACAACTATCCAGCCGCCGACAGCAACCACTGAAACCAGGAGCAGGATCAGCAAACTGCGTCCATAGGTGTACCCCGATGAAAACCGGCCGCTAAGCAAGGAGCCGAATCCGATGCTTACTCCCACCAGCAATAAAGACAGGGACATCATCAGGCGGTGAGTGAATGCTTCCTGCAGCGAGATAGCTGTTGTGTGCTGCCCCGCTCGAACCGTCACGAAGCGAAGTATCCCGTCGTAGCTAAACCATCCCGCAACAAAAAATAAGCCCATAAGCACGATAGCACTTAAAATTATAGATTTCCGTGACATTAGTTCAATTCCGTGAAGGTTCAGGTTGTATAAGCCTACTAAGAACACGCCGCCGATCAGTAATATTCGGAAATGTGAGTTGATTGTTTGCACGATTATACACGCCAACAGATACAGGTGGGGGTGCGCCCCCAACCATCTCGAATATGGCTTGAGGATTCCCGTATAATTTTACCGATGGAATCGGATCGTTTCCATAAACAAAAGGCGATGGTGGTGCACCTAAATCGTATTGTTTAGTCCAGGAATCGGGAAACAAACTCCCAACTTTTGGAAGTGGATTTAAAAGATTTTTAAATCCAGCGTACACTCTAACGAATTGTTTCTCACCAGTCGGATGACTTGTAATTTGTTTCCCCGGCATCAAAAATTCTTGAATATACTGCCATGCCCCAGGTGGGTTAGACATGTGCTTTCCATCAAAAAATATGTCATGAACATCGCAGACTTGGATCACCCGGCGATACAGCTGGTACAACCCTGGGCCGATAGTGCCACCGACGGCAGAAGGTAATCCGGCCTTGGGATGTATTTGCTCAATGATGACATAAGTGGGTTGCAGTGTACAAAGTTTTGGTTCAGTCACTTTTCCATCCTTTAAGATGTGATACGAAACTTATTTATTATTTAATAGAGCATTAGTAGGGAGGATCCTAATTTTTCATTTAACGATGGATGAATAGATTTTATAAAGATATTTCTCCCTGCCCCCAAGACAGTTTGGATTACCCGTATCAGAGAATAGCAACTCAAGTCAAGATTTAAATTACCCAGCTAAAATTTTCGTTTCAAATGAGCGTAGATCAGGCAGTTGGTATTTTCCGGGGACAGTATACACTCGATGTTCGAGTTTTTTAAATTTGACTGCCAAACAATCCTTGATTAGAATCAGGCTACTTTTTTTTGGAAGCGCACCAAAGATGGAGATGGCTTCATTTGAGGAAAAGTACGGCTGCTCATATGTTTTGTAGAAGGATTGAAAGGAATAATATTATCAATGCGTTCTTTTAACTTATCAAGCTTCTGTTCATTGATTTCGTTTCCACAGAAATCCTGGACAAATTGAACTAAGGCTTCTGTATGAATCCGCTGGGATAGGCTTCCCACACTCCATGCAGGAAGTTTGTTTTCCAGGCGGGCTTTCTGGTGATGATGGAAGAACAATGCATGATCTAACAGCAGGCTCAGGATCAAGGAACTCCGAGATCCATCTTCGCCTGTATGCTTGGTCAGCTTGCCCCATCCTTCATGACCTTTCCAGTCCTCAAAGAAAACCTCTATCAACCAGCGGAAGAAGTATGCTTGAACAATATCCAATGTTCTCCAACTCAAGTCAGAGGCTAACAAATAACGTGGTTTTTTCTCATCAGGATACTGCATGGCGATCACAAAACGCTTGGCATTGTGAGACGGCACATACAGGCGAGCCGATGAGATAAAAATTTCAATATCTTCTTTACCTCGAACCGATACCTTTTGAGATATCAGAGGATAAGATTCAAAAAACTTTTGTACTGAAATTATGCGGTTTTTAAACCGTACATTTTGATTATACTTCATTTTGGTGATGGTTTGAGTATTACCAAAGATGAGGGAACTACCATCAACAAATTCAGCGTGTCCATAAAGACCATCTGCCAAAATTGCTTTGATTTTAATGTCCGGATGTTTTTTATGAAATATGTTCAAAAGCTCAAGAGCCAATTGAACCTTCGTTGGGTATTCAGGGTTCCTCTGTGGCTCCTTGGGTCGCTTTTTCTTAGGTATCTTCTTTTTTTTAAGACGGTCATCTTTCTTTTTCCAAGCTTTCCACAATGGGTCCGGGTGATAAAATTCAAAACCCACGGGAAAAGAGGCCACTGGTGTTACCAAAAATAAAAATACAATGCATTGTCCGTCTAAAAAACCACCGGTGAGTTTATCTTTAAGCTTGTGAACTTTATATATTTTTTTTGTGGACTTTGATCGGGCACGGTCTACATCATCTAAGCAAAGAGCCCCGTCCTTGATGCCATAATGCTTCAAAATATTACACGTACTCTGCTGCAGTAAGTGATCGAAGCTGATTTTTGAATTTCGGAACATCCAGGAAAGAGCTGAAAAACGGAATTTCCCCAAACTGATTCGTTCAAATCGCTTCCAGCAAATACTGTTGGTTAACAAAACACCACTTAAACAAAAACTTAGCCACAGTTTTTGCTTTTTGGATAGCACATAATTGGGGTTCTTTTTCATCAATTCTTGATTTATGCATTCAAGATAGTTTTCAATAAAGGGCAGCGGGCGTTCGAGGAGCATCTCTATCATGAATTTTTTTAAAAGTTCATACCAAAAAATTAACTTCTTTAGCACATTTTTATGTCAACCTCAAAAAACTCGAACACCGAGTATACATATTAGCAGAAATAGATATACCCCGGAATCGTCTTGGCCTTCTCATCCCTTCTTTTTAACCGCTAAAACTTCGGGCCTATCCCTGCTTCATCATCAGCAACTAGTATTTCCCAGTAAGCAGTATCAGTTAACTCTGCGTTGGCTGATACAAAATTAATAAAACTATCATATTCTTCCTGTGTCATTGGATTTTTTTGCATTTCAACCGGATTTCTGCGATTTGCGGCTAACGTTTCAAGTTTTTCTATAACCAATAAAAAATCGGCATAAGTACCACTTATAAGTTCAGGAGACCAAATTCCTTCCCCGTGAGCGGCAGTATAAACAGGGAAATTAGAGTTACTACTATCTATAAAAATTGGATCACCGAAGCTGGAATCACGACCTATTACTGCCCAGGGCGATAGCCAATCGCCTTGCTCTTTCCCCACTAAGCTTGAGCCGTTTTCAAGTTTTGAATATCCTATTTGGCCTTGTTCTATCTCTAGTTCATTGAACAATTCGATACCATTATATCCGATGGCACTGGGCCTCTAACATTCGGATAATCAGGAAACGTATTAAAGCGCCAGTCTGACTTGTTGGTTTATACAGCTCTCTGCATGGATAAGATCCCTTCCAGAGAAAGCGGTTTTGCTAATATTCCCAAAGCAACAGCGGGGACCTCTCTTGTCGTCCAATGCGGACGGACATAGTTGTGAATTATTTGATGAACATCCAAAGTCCTTTGTAAGCCCTTTATCGTTTTTGCATAAGTGTTTGTTTTTCTCCTGAAGGTACTATTCTTTCGTCTGATTGCAGCGTTTTGAGCCTCAAGGTGGTTGGCATGGATTTCGAACTCCTTTAAATTTTGAGCCGTATCAAGATGTTCTCGCTGTGGCGCTTGGTATTTTGGACGCTTACGGCCTTTTTGGTGTTTTTGATCCCCTTTGTTTTTGACACGAACTCTGACTCCTTTAGGAAGAACCCTGGGGGGACGTCCTCTTTTGCCTGTTTTTAAAACCTCAGAGCATAACTCGAAAAGCGTATTACCATATCGCCTTTCACCATCTGAAAGAAATGACAAATCATCTGTATGATCGATATACTCGCATACGGTTTTCATAACTGATTTGAATAAGGATGTATCTTTTTTTCCACATCGTTGGTCGACAATAAATCGACTGGCTCTTTCTATAATGACCGCTGTCCAGCCTTCGGATTCCAATGGCATTGTCCGTTTACCGACGATGGTGTAGAGTTCATCTCCTTCAAATGTCAGGGATATAAATTCATGACAAAAACCATATAGCAACAATGTAGCTTTTTGGTCGGCAAATCTATTTTCCCATAGTGCAATGGTATTTTTGTTTGACCTCAAGACTCTGCCAGTTGCTCGAAGCCCAAGGCCTTCACCGCGAAGTCTCAATGCAGATGCAACCTTGCTGATGGGAGTTTTAATATTATTCATGGCGGTATTACGGGTTTCCGAAAACGAGTTTTTACAATTCCTACAGATATACAATTTCCGGATTCCATTGTGTATGGTCGGATAATGTTTAAAAACCGATGTGTCAGATGAGCAGCAGTATGGGCATTGGAGCGGGGTAATTTTTTTCATAGCCGCTGTTAATCACATCATCCATATAAGATCAATCCTCATTCAAAAGAAAAGTGTGTTCAACGGTTCAGGCCCAGTGCCGATCTATCATCATCGCCATTATTCAACATCGTTGACGGCGAAAGACTTTTCCTGTTCATTATATACAATTTCTTTGGTCTTTCCGCGCCGGATCACGGAAACCGTGATATCGGAATCCCCGTCCATACGGTCCATCATGCTTTCCAGATCTTGCGGACTTGTAACTTCAATATCGTCCACAGCCTGGACAACATCTCCGTTTTTCAAGCCGAGGGCCTGGGCTGAGGCGCCTCGTCTGATGCCGTAAATCATCACGCCGGACTCCCGGCCATTGCCATAGTAAGCACGGGTTTTAAACGGTGGTTGTTCGGGGGCGGGTTCAATGTCGCCTGTCAGTTCTTTGACTGCATCAAGATCAACTTGTTTTTTTTGAGATGCGGCGGGTTGGTGCTGTTGTTTCAGGCTGGCGTGAGGGGGGCTTGTACGCTTTCCACGGTTTGGCCTAAGATCCTGGTGTGCATCTAAAATCTGATCTTTCCCGTTGACCGATAATATGATTTGATTTCTTAAAATTGATTTGATTGTCCCATTTTGAATTGTATCTCCCACGTTGTAAAGCGTCTGTTTTTTATTATTGGCCTCCTCTATAACAGCCCATCCTTTATTCTTTTTGCCTGGTGTTGTCACCGTCCCCCAAAGGGTAATTTTAAGGTTGGTTTTTTCCAGTTGTGATATGTTTTCAGGTTGAAGGTTTTGATGCTTGTCCACTTCGACATCGAACAGATTTCGACGTGTGATGGTGCGCTGGGCATCATTTAATTTTGCAGTTTGTCTTTTTGAAACGTTGGGTTCCCGCATTTCGGGTGCCGCCGGTGAATCCGTTATCTTTTGCCTTACTTTATCCCTGGGACCAACTAAGGCATAAACCTGGAATGCCACCAGAGCTGTTAGAGCGGTCAATATCGTGTAAAAAATGAATTTCATGATGGCTAAAAGTAAATTGCCCTGCACGCTTGCGGCAGGGACGCGTATATACCATGCACTTCACGGCAGTTCGATGGGAACAGCATCAGCTAAAGACCGCAGATGGAATTAATTGGGCAAAACCCGGCCGGGGTTAAAAACTATAGCTGATTTCAACACCGTAAGTTGCGCCCACATCACGCAGGCAGCCCCACTGGGCAAATTTTGGAAATCCTTTGTTGTTGGTTGCGTATTCGTCATCCGTGATGTTTTTACCAAAGAGGGTTACCTTGACATCATTGAAAAGCTTCCGGCTGACACTTAAGTTCACTGTGGTGAAATCCCCCACAGTGTATCCGTAACTTGAATAGGGCCCGACGTGAAGAATCGTCAAGTCGCTGCGCCATTCACCATAATGCCAGTTGAGGCGGCCGCTGAATTTATTTTCCGGATTTTCAGTCCCATTGTTCCCGTCCTCTTCGGTGTCCACAAAATGTGTCCATCCCAATTCATATCCCAGGATGTCCTTGTAAAAACGGCCTTTAATGCTCAATTCAAAACCGTACAGTTCCCGGTCCTGTGCATCATATACCGTTACGTCCGTGGGATCTCCGGTAACCGGATCAAGGATGGGATCTCCATTGGCATCCGTGCTGAGGGTGGCCGCCGAGATCTTGGCATTTTTAATATTATAGTAAAATGGGGTTGCCGAGACCTGGATGGCCTTGTTGAATTTGGCTGCCACCCCCACTTCGTAGCGATGGCGCTGTTCATCGGGCAGTTCGGAATCATCAACGGTTGTCAGCACATCCGGCGTCGGTGTCAAGTTAAACGAATAGCGCGCCGTCAATTTCCATATGGGATTGAGCTGCCAGGCATTGCCCAGGGAAGCGACAAAGGCCTCATCGGTCCACTCCCCGTCGGACAGTTTTACCTGTGTGCCGTTGGACAGGTATGTATCTCCCCCTTGAACAATTTTCTTTTTATCCACCCGCAAGGCCGCATCAATGGACCACCACGCTTTGATCTTATAGGCATCGGTCACATATGCCCCATAAATCTCTTCCTCCCGGGGTGAGGAAGCGCGCTCAATAAATTGAAACCAACTGACCATTTGCGTGCCGATTTTGAAGGTATTGCGATCCGTGGCAATGGAATGGGTAAGATTCCACTCACTGGAACGGTCTTTGGCATCGTCACCCGTTGCCGATTTATCATCAATGGTGTACCTATAGCCCGTGCACTCGGTTCTATTCCAGCCATAGGTCAGTGAGGTGGTATGATGTTCATTCCAGGGCCGGGTCAGGTTGATGGACATCAGCAGGGTATCAATGGGATCGTATTCCCAGGCATTTTCATTCAACTCTCCGGTGTAGATGCTCTCGTGGCGTTGGATCTCCCTGGCAGCCGTGTTGTAGTAAAGAGAGATGCTTGCCAGAAGTGCATCACTGTTAAAACCGCCGTTAAACAGTAAGGTATCCCCGGTATAGCCGTTGTTCCACGCGTCTCTTCCCTGGCTTTGGGTCCGCTGGTACCCTGCGCTGAAGGTGAACCGGTCGTCCTGCCACGAATGGCCGGTCACCGCCGAGGCTTTGAATGTGTCATAGGAGGCATAGCTTGCGCGGATCTGCGTGCCGTATTTTGTGTCCGGCCCTTTCTTCCGGGTCTCAATGATGATGAATCCCTGGTTGGGGGAACCTTCCTCTGCGGTACCAAACGACATCAGCGGTCCGATGGTGATCACCGATGCGTCACGCACAAATTTAATGGAATCGATCATCTCCACCGGGATATCTGAAATCATGCGCCGGGCCTCGTTTGATGTGAGATAGACACCGTTCAGAATAACGCTGACCGCATCCCCGCGACTGAAGGAAAAGGAATGAATTCTGGCGCCCTGTCGCCACATGTTCATGCCAAGGGAGTATTCGATGAGGTCTGTGACATCCCGGGGTTGAATGGCTTCAATATCTTCCCGGGTCAGGGTCTGGACGGCTTCCACGCTTTCAGGAAGATAAAAACGGCTTGAGGGCTCTACCTCTTCGGATGCAACCGTCTCCCCGATAACCGTCATGGACTCAAGTTCAGTGTTTTCATTTTTTTCCACCCCTTGTCCCCAGGCATTGAGGCTAAAACATTGCAAGAGAAAAATTAAAAGGGCCCAGTTCCATATTCTGCTCATCATTTTCTTCCTTGACTTAATTATCGGTATTGTTGGTTTTTATTTTTTTCGTGGATTCAGGCACATAGACCATTTCACCGCCCTCCAGCCTGTAGCACACGCCTAACCGCCGCCCGTTGCCGCCGGCATCCTCCCGGCTCATGGTGTACTTCTCCATTTTTTTGCCGTTTTTTTGTATGATCTCCATGTCGGCTTTTCCCGGGTTTTTTATGATGGTGACATCATCGGTACCCATCAGCAGTTCCGGAATGTTCAGTACATGGAAAATGCCTAAAATCAATGCCACGGCAAACACCATGGCCACATCAAACAGGTTGGCCACACCGGACATGGGATCATCGGCATCATTGTGGGACAACGAACGTTTACGGCGTGATCGTCTTGGTTTATAATACGGTTTCACCATGGCTATACCCCGGGACAGATCTGCTGAAACAGGTTGTCGAGAAACGCAATATCCATCTTGTACCAATGCTGGCGCACCACCAGGATCACCAGGCATACCGAGCCGGTTAACAGTCCGATCACGGTGGTGGAAAATGCCATAATCAGATTTTGGGCCATGGTTTCAAGGTTGCCGGTTGAAATGTTCATTAACGCAGGCCCCATGGGAATCAAGGTCCCCATCAGTCCCAGTACGGGCCCAAGGCGCACACCAAGCTGCACCAGCCGGCACCTGCGGGCCGCCTCCATTTCTACATCCGTAAAGGCCTTGTCCAGGTAGGCTGGATTTTCAGGATGTTCAACTGCTTTTTCCAAAAAGGCGGTCACGGTTTCAGGACAGATCTGCAGGTTCCCGGACAGGGTTTCCAGCATCCCCTCCGGATTGGTCTGTTTTGATATCAATGCATATTGAAAGGTTTCCCATTGCCCTGCTTTGGCCCTGCGATGGACCCATTCGTGCAGGAACATGCCGGTTTCAAATAGAATAACGGCAAAGAGCAATAACAGGCAGACCACCACAGGAATTTTGAGAATCATGGTGATCTGGAACAGTATTTCCATTAAAACGGGCATTATTTTTTCCTTATCCCTTTAACGATAAACCCGGCAAAAATAATGGCCATTATGCCCAAGGCAATGAGATACAGCATCATGTGATCATGGGACGTGTTGCTTTCTTCCTTTGTTTTATCCGGTCGTTCCATTTGCTCGTGGACCATCTTCTTTCCCTGGACCTGCTGCTCTCCCTGGGTCTGTTCCGGGGGCAGGGTCATCTGGGCCACCTTCTTTTTGAAAGACTCGGCCAGGGCATTAAGTTCGGGCTTTCCCGGGGCTGTCAGTTGCCGGTTTACAAATTGTTCAAGTTTTTCATTGCCCCCTGCCCGGATGCCCGAGCCGGTGCCGTGGTCCACAACAGACTGGGCATAGGCCTGGACTATTTGTTCCAAAGTTTTTTCATCCGCCTGCCAATATCCCTTTCTCACGGTTTCCAGCAGGGTCACCGTGATGTCCTGGAACGCATGGGGATTATTTTTTTCAAACCATTGGAAAAGCCCCAGATCAAAACTGTCCTTTACATAGACATCGGTGACCCGCTGCCAGTCCCGGTCGGTGATGGTATTTTCCCGGGTAATCTCCCAGCCCATGAGATTGCCGGTATCCTTGGCCAGCACCGTGGCCCCGGCATACCCCTCTTTCATCAACGCTTTTATCCACTTGGGATTGAGCAGCCGGGCATTGAGATCCATCTTAACGGCATCTTCGGCACGGACAATGCCCGGGTTGTCCGGATTTCGTACGTCCATATACAGATAATCCGGTTCTTTTCCGGTTGATTCTTTGATGGCCAAAGACATCATCCCTTCCACCCACCAGGAAAACTTGTTTCCCAGGGCAAAATCACGATTGTCATACCAGCTTCTGATAATGGATTCGGTACCCTGGATGGCCTGGTCAAAGGCCTGGGGCGCACTTTCTCCCCAGTGGTCTTTGGTATACACATGCTTGCAATACTTGAGGTATACATCCAGAAGATCCTTTCGGGAGTCCCATTCCCCGGTGCGGTCGGCCAGGTAGAAAAACCAGTTATGGCTGTCCTGGATTTCGTCCTTTTCCGTTCCGAACATACGCGCCAGAGAAAGGTCCCGGGCGGTTTTTTCAGATCGGCCCGATGCCGTCAGTGCTGACTGGATGGCCTGGCTGTTCCGGTAGACATAGTTGTCCTTTTCCTTGTGGGAGGCTGCCAGCCGGATCGCCTTATCCATGAATTTCATCAGGGAGGGCAGCTCTTCTCTGTAAACGCTTCGGGCGGACAGGAACACATCAATGCGGGGCCGTCCCAACTCTTTGGCGGGAATTAACGCCACATCCCGCACCCGGTTCTTTGTATCCCACACCGGACGCACCCCCATGAGATACAAAATCTGGCACTCGGTGATCCCGTAATCACTGTAGGTGGCATAGGGCACCAGGGAAAAGGCGATTTTTTCAGGGTAGCGGCCCTTTGCCTTTAATTCGTTGGCCAGGTATGTTTTCATCAATTGGGTGCCAAGCTCCCAGGATGCCCGGGTGGGCAGTTCAGCAGGATTGAGCACCACCATGTTTCTGCCGGTGGGAATTACCCCCGG contains:
- a CDS encoding MotA/TolQ/ExbB proton channel family protein; translation: MPVLMEILFQITMILKIPVVVCLLLLFAVILFETGMFLHEWVHRRAKAGQWETFQYALISKQTNPEGMLETLSGNLQICPETVTAFLEKAVEHPENPAYLDKAFTDVEMEAARRCRLVQLGVRLGPVLGLMGTLIPMGPALMNISTGNLETMAQNLIMAFSTTVIGLLTGSVCLVILVVRQHWYKMDIAFLDNLFQQICPGV